The DNA window TGCTTTCAATTTAGAGAAAATCAAGGTTTTATTTGATTCTGTTTTATTTGCCTTGAAGGAAAGTTAGTTCTCGATTTTTACGCTTGAAAGAACTTTGTACTGGAAGGGAACGTATCTAGTGCTCTTTTAGGACTTTAAACTTGATCATCCATTTACACAATTATCACACCTAATTCTTGACGTAATTAGCCACAGccttttttgagttttttttttattttgagtttCAATCCTGTGAAAGTAATGATTAATGTGGAGCTAAGTTACTTTTGCTTGTACACCTGTTACTAATTGGCTTGCTTTTATTGTTGCCATGAGTAGCTTATGCTGCCGGCTTTTCATTCGAGTGCCAGTGAGATGTTGAGGAATTGGGAGGAAAAATTTTCGCCAGAAGGATCTTGTGAGCTGGATGTTTGGCCTTATCTTCAAACCCTAACTGGTGATGTGATTTCTCGCACAGCATTTGGTAGTAATTAtgaagaaggaaggaaaatttTAGAACTTCAACAAGAACAGGTAGACCATGTTGTGACAGCTGAAAGGTCATTATATATCCCTGGAATGAGGTATGCTCCTGGTTTCAATCTTTTCCCCCAGTGTTTAAAAAACATATTCCCTTGTTCTGCATGGACATGGAGTGCTTGCTACTGCTGAACTTAAAGAACTATCTTAGCTTTGATATCTTACATCCTGAGTTTCTTGCTCGGTAATCTCTTCATCTATAGGTTTTTGCCAACGAAGAGAAACAGAAGAATGAAGGAGATTGAAAAAGTAGTTCAAGCAACAATAAGGGACATAATTGATAGGAGAGTGAAAGCAATGAAAGCAGGGGAAGGAAGAAGGGACGACTTATTGGGCATACTGTTGGAATCTAACTTTAAGGAGATTGATCAGTATGGCAGCAAAGATTTTGGTATGAGCATCAAAGATATAATTGAAGAGTGCAAACTCTTCTATTTTGGTGGGCAGGACACCACTTCAACCTTGCTGGTATGGACCTTAATTTTACTGAGCAAGCATCAAGACTGGCAGTCAGTCGCTAGGGAAGAGGTTTTGCAAGCGTTTGGAAGAGAGGAGATAGATTTTGATCGCCTCAGTCGCCTCAAAACTGTAAGTGTATTCTGCACATTGTTTTAATAAAGTGCAAGCTCCTAAAGTTTATGAACTTTGTATTGTTCATTAGATCTTGTCAAGTATCTGTCCTGCCACTGGAAAACTTGGTTCCAGTGTGAATAGCTTTACAGATGAGTAATGATAAATTTAGAACCAGTCCATAGCATACTTCACTAAACACAAAATGCAAGGCATTCAGAATCAAGTTCAAAGTTGGAATTTCAGGGGGAAATAAATGTCtgttttttcagttttgatttgCAATATATGTAACTGATCCACCTGTGCTTACATTGTCTATACTTAAGATATCCCTTTTCTCATATATAAATGTGGCACAATATATTCTGGTCTGGTTACAATTCAAGACAGGTAAAATCATGCCAACGAAATAGATTCTCAGAGAACAGCCGAGTGCCAACTACCAAGATAGTTTAGTAGCTAAAGTTGAGGATTCAGGAAGTCCTGGGTTCAAATCTCCTCTCTTAAATCTCACCCTTGCCCTgctggggaaaaaaaaatataccaAGATAGTTCTTCTACCTCTTAACAGCAGCTAGCGCATACAAAGATTCAAAATGTAGAATGCCTGATCTCAGGAAGGGTAGGTAACAAAAGCATACCTCCAGGAAGAGCAGCTACAAATAGCAAAGGCACAGGAGAAAAGGAGTAAACGACAGTCTCGGTATTGGCCTCCTCCATTTCGTAATCTTCTGCATCTTCAAATGAATCATCACTAGTTTCAGAAATCTGGTTATTGGCGGCCACATGGAGGCCAGAGAGGACCCTTTTCCTAGAAGTTACAAACGAGGAATATCTCCTTGATTCAGAGGGATATAGACAGGAAGTGGAAGATAAGGGGAAGAGGAAAAATGGAACAGAAGGCAGAAACGAAGCGGGAGATTGTGAAGATAAAGCAAGAGAGGAAGCAGCAGCATTCACCACAGCCACTGCCATTGTGGAAAAACGAAGCACATTTCTGAATACTATCCTAAGAGAAGGTAGTACGCGACTTATCGCTACGGGCCTACGGCGTACGGGAAACTTCTATGCTGCCGTTGCTGCCTGCTGGTGCTGGGTTAGTAACAGAGAGAGAGGGGGAGAAGAGGGAACGGCAAGAATGGAGACACGAATGCGAGTATAGTAGACTATAAACATGTGCACGTGGTTTCAACAACTCCTCCTCCTGACGGTGCTTTCTCAGCTTGGGTGATTGACTTGCATTGTATGCTTCGGTTCTATCATCTTCGTGGTTCTTTACGAACAAATCATTGATGACCCATTTGCGGACCCGAAATATGGACCCAGCCCTGTAATAAATTTATCGAATGCGAGATGGTGGTGGTTCTCAAACCATTGGCCTTTGATCCAATAGTCAAGGAAAGCTTCTTTCTCTCCCGTGTATTGTATTAGATCAAAGGTTGTAAatcctttttcttgttttctaaAATTCAGAGAGTACAGTAACGTACTTATCTCGTCTAATGAATCATTAGACCCAACCTTACACAAGCTTCTTTAATCTCCTCATCTTCAATGACATCTTTAAACTCTCCTTCCCTTGTAACATTTAGCATGAAATTTAATTATAATCGAAATTTCAATCCCTACATAAGCCACTTTAGACTCCCTCTCCtccataacatttagcatgaaGTTTAATTATAATAGAAATTTCGATATCTTATTTCTCCAGCCTGCTAAGTTTAAAAATGATCTTTTGGGCATAACCTGTTCTCACGTAGTTTACAACTGATTCTTCTTTCAGGATCATTTTCCCCAAACTTTACGGTTGATCTCCGGTCGTGTTTGCACCTACACCAGGAATATTTAGAAGCAGGACAAAAATCAAATGCTGCACAGGAAATCATACTGGCACAAGGGCCACGAAGCAAAATTTTATTCGTGCTATACAATCTCAGCCACAGAGTACCAAGAAACAGAAATTTATTCACAGAAGTTTTTTTTAATTTCGTGTTTAAAAAGAATAATCTCATCAGCTAGTTCTAATCCGTCTACAAACCTTAATTATAAATGTACTCTTCAGCAGCAGCAGCACTAACGTAATTCAGAGCTATAGAGACATCCGAACCCCCTTCCTACAATGCAAAATCTGAATCCATCCAGTTCAGAAGTGCACCGATTTCACATGATTACTACACGTTTAGCGGAAATCCACTGCAGGGTAGCAGAATCTGGGTGGCAAGCGGGGGCAAAATGATACCTGACATTCTCTGCAGgtcaaaacaaacaaacaaacgaACGTTTCACCAGTAGTGCCATGCTGCATGAATTTAAAGCAACTACAGATAACAAAGTGGTAACAAGAAAAAGGAGACAAACAAGTGCAACAGTTCATTCCAAATTGAAAATTACAACAAATTCCCTTTGCATTCTGAACATAGTGGTTTGACAAACAAAACCAAAACGATGATTGGCTTGGAACAACTATTTTGCAGTATCTCTTTTTCATCATCTAACCAAAAAAATGAATCTAAAACAAGTTTCAAAATGTACATAATTTCAGAGAACATGAATTTCCTATACAGGTGCATGTCCTGGTGTATGATATGTACTGGTAAGtcccaaaatttcaggttggcAGATCATGggtcagtttttttttttcttttttttttttttttttttgatctttttcttctgttttagaaaAGGTTTTTGGGGATATTATTGAAAGGATCAGTCTCACAACCACCACCTTCATGCCTGCTCCCTGTGCATAATTACATATGCATACACACTTGTAAAACCCGTATGTGTGCAGGTATATTATCGTACGCCTGTCAGATCTCATTGACCTAATGATTTGCATCTTGTAAGTAGATGCCATAAGTATGAGCTCCCAGACACATGGTCTTAATGACATTAGCCATAACACAAATCATATGCAAATTAATAACTGAAGTGATAATACCTTAGGTATGTACATCAAAAAAGTATATTGCTTTTATCATCTAACAACTCGAAGTATGTTGTTATGCATGATGTCCCTGGTAACTGACTCCCTCTGAGGATCAACTGTCCAATGGCCATCCACAATGAACTTTATCTGCATGAATACTACATcataaataaaagaagaaacaaaaacgAAATCTATTACATTAAAAGAGAACTATTCGAAACAGTGTAACACACAAAACATATATCATTCAGTTAAGAAAAATTAAGCCACAATATAAACAGGAAATCTCAGTATACAAATTTAACAGCACAAAAATCCTAGAGGAACTGGAATAAGGTTTACGAAGTTGGCTGAATTTTTAGGATGTTGTTTCCGTCTTGTTTCCTCAGTGTAAAATGGCATGCACTAATTGAGTTTACCTGTCAGGAAGGACACTATAGAGTCTGGGGTAGATTAAAACTTCAGTATCACTTAGAACAGAAGATTTAATATGTTGAGTACATCatctaaaacaacaaaaggaagATCTTAGGGAAGTTTTATTAGCTAATCCACCTGCGGCGCTattcactttttgtgaatttcaaaaatttctctTACTGTATTCACCCACACTGATACCATAACCACAACTACAAAAATATCTCCGAGGCAATTCCTCTCAAAGTGCTTTTTAATTGATTGCACTTATTACagaattgtacaacataaagttTGATCTACATGAAAATCAAATGTTGGGAGACAAGACAAAACCATTTAAACAACATGCCAAAGTTCAATTATGTAACAGCATTCCAAGAGGACTAAAAGAGCATTATAGCAGCAAAAAGttcaattaaaaataattaatcatTTGATCTTTCTGGGCCAAATTTTGAACGCATAGCCATTGATGGACTAGATTGCACttctaaatttcaatttaaatgcAACATTTATCCAATTTTTCACaaatgaaaaagaagagaaatctCCATTGGATACTGGAGGATATAAATCCAAACCTCGTAAACCCCAGGATAAAGCCACAAAACTGATCTCCAAAGTCGAGATTTCctgcaaaattcatttttatcacttattcTTGTTTCTGACACTACTTCAAGCAAAAAGGATATTCAAGAAGAAACCACTGTCAACCATCCATTAAGAAGATAAGAGATTCTCTTAATGCACCATGTCAGAAAGGATGTCCAAAATGTTAGAGGGCACAACACATGAAAACTTGCTAGTACTTTTTtcccttattttttttctttaaatcacAACATCTTATCACTCATTAACACATTCAGCTTTTCCTTCCATTGCCACGGTATACTCCCATAAAATGAAGTGATAGAGCAACTTTAGCATTGCATCAAATCTAGCACATAACATAAAACATCCAAAACCAGGTTTAGAAGCAGAAAAACTAAGTCAACCGTGATCCATTTGGGTCTGAGAGGCTGGAAGATGGCTGTGAATCCATTTTAATCTTCTGATGCCAACCATTGAAGCTACCGGCCACCTCAACAACTTCACCCTCTCCCCAGTACTGAATTTCAACCTACCagataaagaaataaaagaattgcACTTGATGGCAGACGAAGACTAGAAAGGGAAAAGCTTCAATGTTTAAGCTACTGCACTTTATAGGATGCTAAACAAAGCATGCACACAAGTCAAAGTATATCAAATTGCATAGGCCTTCACTAGCTTAAGAGAAACACTGGAATTGCACTAGCAGTGAAATCTGGGCTTCAATGTAGAATTCATACCGGACTTCACAAACCACCAAATGACAATGTCCTTAAGTAGTGGGAAGACAAGCACAAGACAGGGAAAAGTGAACTTGCCTCCTTCAGTTCTGAAAGGCTCTCTTCAGCAGCCTGCAGTTCGGCATCTTTTTCCAGGATAAGTTTTTGGGCTTTAATAATCTCTTTGTCTGCCTTAGTCTGCAAAATAGACAGAGCAACCTGACAGCAAACATGAAAAGAAATTAGACCAGACAAACGTTCATTGGATAAATTAACTCTCTAAACCACACATAATATTCATCTTTTGCAAGAAGGCAGAAAACTCATATTAAAGTTACCAATAATCATTCTAATTAACTTGCTTTCTCCTACCATCAACCTGTGAGTACAACCAACATTTGGTGTATCAAGAAAGAAGGTTTAGTAGTTAATCCCTTGCCAAGCAAGCAACAGAATATCAACAATTTAGACTTTTTCATCAACGAGATGCCACACTAGATTTTTTACGGAGTGATTAATTAATAGGTAAAAACATCACCTTTTCTTTCTCAATCTCTTCCTTCAACTGGGTCAGTTCCAACTCCTTCTGATGCTAACAGCAGAAAAAATCACGCTCTACTCATTCAATTATATATACACAAGGAAAACGAAAAGGTGGAAAGCAAAGTTCGGAACTAGATAGGCAAAAACAAGGTGCAAAATAAAGCATTACCAGAATGAACTTTAGATGATTAATTTCAGCTTGATTCCCCAAGTTTTGGGCCTGGTTGAACATGAAACAAAAAGTCCAGGGAGTAAAATTAAGTAATTGCAGATATTTCACTTTTGCTATGTTAGAAAGAACTAATTTCAAGAAAAAGATAATAATGACCTCAATTTCTTGATCCTCTTTAAAGTCAATAATATTCACCTCTTCACTTGAATGACTCTCAATCCTGCTCAACAACCCAATTTCCAGGCAGTATATTATGGgccaaaaagaaagaggaaataACAGTTTTCAAGACAacttttgcatttcatttagcCAGCAGTTAAAGAATAAAGTTATGAAGAGTAAGCATCAAGAGTAACATGACGAAggaagaaaccctaaaagtcaTGCAGAAAAAGGAAAGTAAAAGAGAGCGAGAAGAAGGTTATACATTATTTTTTCTGCATCTCTCTTATTTATGCTCAACTTTGCAGATCATGGGATTGGAACAATTTGATGAATGGGAAAACGTAGTGCTAGAATTTTGTTACTGAAAAATATACCTAACGAACATTCATCATAAATAGTTCAAAGATAAATAACAGCAAGAACCATCAAAGATAAAATAAATTCAGCattgaaagaaaataaaatgtctATTTTTCAATTTCAAGCATCATACAAAATGCAAACCTTGAGGAACTAGTTTCCAATACTCTGTGTTCAACCTGATGAGAGGATGAAGCCATGTTTCCATTCACTGTATCAGCACTATTGAGCACAGGATCATTCTGCTGCCCAAGAACTGAAATCGAGTTCGATTCAATAGCATATGGTGATTGAGCAATTGCTGTGGAATCTTGTGAAGTTCTTTCATTCAGAATGTCAAATCCACTGTCTGTCAATCAAAGTGCAAAATTACTCAAATATTCTGCTAGGCAGGATAAACAACAGTTTAGAGAACCCTCCTTCATAAGCAGAACTCAGAATGAAACTTTATCCAAGAATTTTCATATTTCGAAGATTACATTTTAATTATGTGTTGAAAAAATTACTGGGAGCAGTCACATTGGACTTAGCCTGCAACATGTACATCCACATCACCAGCACACTTTATTATTCAGCCCACATGTTTTAGTATCAAAAGAGGAATTAAGAGTTAAGAATCTCAAAAAGCAGTATATTTTTTCATGCCTTTTGGTCATTAGTCATTTGAAAGAAAAGTTTTACCTTCAACGTCATCCAATTCTCCATCCTGGATAAATTTGGCCACCTTGTCCTGCAACGATGGATAAATTGAAGATTCTGGACTACAAGAATCATCTTTGTCTGAATCGAGCCCTGTATTAGTTTGAGCATCTTCAACTAAGCTTTTTTCATGCTCTTTTATTTCGTTAGCTTCACTCAACAAGGAAGTATCCTCACATGAGTCTTTGACTTTCTCATGATGACCTTTTGAAACAGTTTCAATGTATGAGTTTGCATATCAGAACTTGGATTAGTTGACAGAATTCAATATCGAGACAATCAATATATTCCCATTGACATACCTTCACCGCCACTAGGGATATGCTGCCCTCCTGTCAATTTTTCCTCTGTGATAGAAATGTTGATTTGCATTTCTGCTGATCTTGTTAGGAGCTCTCTTATAAATTTATATCCTCTTCGTCTAACAATATTTGCAAGGTCCTGCCtggaaaaaaaagggataatgaAAGGACAAAAGCCAACATAGTCAGAAAAATCTctttattttgaaaatatatGCACTGACAATATATTGCATACACAAAGTTTTCTCCATATTAAGCTGCTCCTGAATATCTAATTTCTGTTTATCATCAGCGAAAACATGACTTGTTCCAAACATTCTAAAGACCACATCACATGATGATTCTATCAttcaaaattcattcatttcttgtccgattcaacttcaaaagAGAATATCCGGCACCCTTCTCAAATTCACAATCAATTCAATTTTTGTGCAGACCAAGCTGAGAACTTGAAAGCAAAAACAGATTGTTATCTTGCCTTTGCTATCTAGCAGCTGTATTTCTGATATGCCACTTGTTAAAGAAGtggaaagaaaattttgttttaaaaaatgcaaCTCTCTTGCATTCATGTCTTGCAGTTGTAAAATAGATGGTATTGTGTGGTAGCCACTACTTTGTGTCAAATTCATTAATAACCAACGTGAAGAATTCAACCTCTTTATCACAGCTTCAATGATTTTCTAAGATCCACTCCTTAATAATAACCAACATAGCCTAAAGCTCATAATCAGCCTGACTTCAATTCCcatttctccattttttttttatatagataTTGTTGGGGCGGGGAAGGGTGCCAGGCCTGGAAGTGGATTTGCAATCCCTCAATGTTGACAGGTCTTCTTGCCATCCTTTCTTATCAGAATCATGTacagaaattaaaaaaattattcaattgacTGTATGTGAGAACTCTATCCcaataaaaatacaataataagacaccccagaaaatgaaaatggtagtATGACAGCTGCCAATAAAAGAGAATCTTTAAAGAAATACACGTTAATCGCCAATGCCACGAACATGGAATGATCGAGACTTGTCTAGTAGAAAATGCTACCACGAAAAACGAAAGCAAAACTGAAGCAACTAAATATTAATAACCAAGAAAAAAGAATAGTAGTGATACAGAGAAGCATATACCTTCCATGCTCTGAGAGCTGTTTCATGGAGGGAACATGATCGTGAGGGAGGCCAACAGCGGATAAGAATTCTCTAATATCGTTGTAAAGATCCTCATTGCTTTTCACCCTTCTGCTGCCCCTAATTCACCACCAAAAAAGATTCAGATTTTTCCACACAAATAACCAATCCCAAGCACCAAAATCTGAGCAAGCACAAGAGTTCAAAAGGGTTAAATCACGGataaaggaagaaaatgaaacCTGGGTTT is part of the Coffea eugenioides isolate CCC68of chromosome 6, Ceug_1.0, whole genome shotgun sequence genome and encodes:
- the LOC113773453 gene encoding cytochrome P450 CYP72A219-like, with translation MLSFISVSCVVALLVCAWGVLNSMWLKPRRLEKCLRAQGLNGNSYRPFFGDLKELAMMLGEAKSKPISLSDDIVPRVIPFHVKTINKYGSNTFLWLGPKPSVIIRDPELLREIFLKHNLFPKQHSNPLGKLLAKGLLDSEGDKWAKDRKIINPAFNLEKIKLMLPAFHSSASEMLRNWEEKFSPEGSCELDVWPYLQTLTGDVISRTAFGSNYEEGRKILELQQEQVDHVVTAERSLYIPGMRFLPTKRNRRMKEIEKVVQATIRDIIDRRVKAMKAGEGRRDDLLGILLESNFKEIDQYGSKDFGMSIKDIIEECKLFYFGGQDTTSTLLVWTLILLSKHQDWQSVAREEVLQAFGREEIDFDRLSRLKTILSSICPATGKLGSSVNSFTDE
- the LOC113773357 gene encoding uncharacterized protein LOC113773357 isoform X1 translates to MAVAVVNAAASSLALSSQSPASFLPSVPFFLFPLSSTSCLYPSESRRYSSFVTSRKRVLSGLHVAANNQISETSDDSFEDAEDYEMEEANTETVVYSFSPVPLLFVAALPGAGQG
- the LOC113773357 gene encoding uncharacterized protein LOC113773357 isoform X2 encodes the protein MAVAVVNAAASSLALSSQSPASFLPSVPFFLFPLSSTSCLYPSESRRYSSFVTSRKRVLSGLHVAANNQISETSDDSFEDAEDYEMEEANTETVVYSFSPVPLLFVAALPGGQG
- the LOC113773247 gene encoding protein PTST homolog 3, chloroplastic-like — translated: MLAMSALCSRFPPVFHSLTSYKLSSLPNHNYLPAYPHRNRLRTWASVSKKPRGSRRVKSNEDLYNDIREFLSAVGLPHDHVPSMKQLSEHGRQDLANIVRRRGYKFIRELLTRSAEMQINISITEEKLTGGQHIPSGGEGHHEKVKDSCEDTSLLSEANEIKEHEKSLVEDAQTNTGLDSDKDDSCSPESSIYPSLQDKVAKFIQDGELDDVEDSGFDILNERTSQDSTAIAQSPYAIESNSISVLGQQNDPVLNSADTVNGNMASSSHQVEHRVLETSSSRIESHSSEEVNIIDFKEDQEIEAQNLGNQAEINHLKFILHQKELELTQLKEEIEKEKVALSILQTKADKEIIKAQKLILEKDAELQAAEESLSELKEVEIQYWGEGEVVEVAGSFNGWHQKIKMDSQPSSSLSDPNGSRKSRLWRSVLWLYPGVYEIKFIVDGHWTVDPQRESVTRDIMHNNILRVVR